From the genome of Malus sylvestris chromosome 6, drMalSylv7.2, whole genome shotgun sequence, one region includes:
- the LOC126626184 gene encoding serine/threonine-protein kinase ATM-like isoform X2, whose product MLGKISGLVGNLITMERPKTPETLEAQNPSGKTLEGTSGLLGWSENCTGLESFPGILGGSGEGVGVTGNDVGLGYVEGVTQAVEAEKGVLDGNNGEDLGLLGVDAISGVFSSCKNGVGVEEDCWLNGKVGGENEAQMVSQRLPSDMGADVQMDFVELQLDGNGNLGGNENEAGGVDVENTAQMGSQRSPSDKGNDIQMDFAEPQSDGNGNFEDLGGNENEEGGVDVENDTQMGSQQLPSDKGNDVRMDFLKPPSDWNRNLEDLGGTENEEDGVEKIADDDDGMNEGKALRLNGIDSSSKKIEVSDDGISLFVDFSGPPPGFIEDDLQVASCPGFASTETVDEFGDDGQEKDIDYQDYDFSAGDIVWIKTKTQTWWPGKIYDPVYASKFGAGGDPGGCLLVGYFGMSHVAWCHTYQLKPFHEYFEQMSGQSKARIFLGAVEKALEEFGQLVKLNMTCMCVLKGNCQSTGEAESNKGIPMPEHKSGKLGEFSIDHFNSAEFLAHLKNLALVVSMSGTLDFAVKRNQLSAFYRSIGHSQLPMHLLRETNDAEDGDCKSVAKRNVNIQVGYGDSELDEECLKSTPLNNSQKNEGNEVLDKVLDGDNIADEGFISGSKSRRRKVKRDSDFEYGDVGNEGMTAKGIESRERKKTRYLSKPNINLGQKGLPAEVDDEGVAANVDADQSSGPRFNFKFTGEKFWRKWYERLTGESNISGDSNLINASSAELLSEVYSTAVNCLYPNENKTFDSVAWFVSRFRISVFHDESICEVYRNNMAGQEDAKPYLLGYSGQNEAKSEPKKRRRKSKLKSPDGKDAASMPNLVQSISTATKQRGRPNLGRLKTKSLSGLSDVKIGIAPDSFIVQESSDVHPLMPCGKQKNRKIDDVASPVCLHIKQTTGIPDLNGNNLLPSLLVDDQQAIGTAASEDLRVSPQALSRLDPKQITGLLSAETRPAQRRRKRKEKAQPKPPADGIPDLNGSSAECNLFGKACQEPNGLTPPIKPERKRRRRRKGEATAMQWKLDANNGKAQINDKALATALMLNFSPGVSMPSKDDLISTFCRFGPLKESETQLLKDPGSAQVVFMENADAGEALRSLEKDNPFCGNLVSYKLFHLPSVSRVLEPGWSFPTGLASPSLPEKAPCLDFIRQNLQMMTSMLEKSGDNLSPEMRAKLECEIKALLEKVSSMTGSSSSS is encoded by the exons ATGTTGGGAAAAATTAGTGGACTTGTTGGGAATTTGATAACAATGGAGAGGCCAAAGACCCCAGAAACCCTAGAAGCTCAAAACCCTAGTGGTAAAACCCTAGAAGGGACATCTGGGTTGTTAGGGTGGAGTGAGAACTGTACTGGGTTGGAGTCTTTTCCCGGAATTTTGGGAGGTAGTGGAGAAGGAGTTGGTGTTACTGGTAATGACGTTGGACTTGGCTATGTGGAAGGGGTGACTCAAGCAGTGGAAGCCGAGAAGGGAGTTCTGGATGGTAATAACGGAGAGGATTTGGGATTGTTGGGTGTGGATGCAATTTCTGGTGTGTTTAGTAGTTGCAAGAATGGTGTCGGGGTTGAGGAGGATTGTTGGCTTAATGGTAAGGTTGGTGGGGAAAATGAGGCTCAGATGGTCTCTCAAAGGTTGCCATCAGATATGGGAGCTGACGTTCAGATGGATTTTGTGGAGCTACAGTTGGATGGGAACGGAAATTTGGGTGGTAATGAGAATGAAGCGGGTGGAGTTGATGTGGAAAACACTGCTCAAATGGGTTCCCAAAGGTCGCCATCAGATAAGGGAAATGACATTCAGATGGATTTTGCGGAGCCACAGTCAGATGGGAATGGGAACTTTGAGGACTTGGGTGGTAATGAGAATGAAGAGGGTGGAGTTGATGTGGAAAACGATACTCAAATGGGTTCCCAACAGTTGCCATCAGATAAGGGAAATGACGTTCGAATGGATTTTTTGAAGCCACCGTCAGATTGGAACAGGAACTTAGAGGACTTGGGTGGGACTGAGAATGAAGAGGATGGAGTTGAGAAGATagctgatgatgatgatggtatGAATGAAGGCAAAGCATTGAGATTGAATGGGATTGACTCATCAAGCAAGAAGATAGAAGTTTCCGATGATGGTATATCGCTGTTTGTGGATTTTAGTGGCCCTCCACCAGGATTTATTGAAGATGATCTTCAGGTGGCAAGTTGTCCTGGATTTGCAAGTACAGAAACTGTAGACGAATTTGGAGATGATGGACAGGAGAAGGACATTGATTATCAAGACTATGATTTTTCTGCGGGCGATATTGTATGGATTAAAACCAAAACCCAGACATGGTGGCCTGGTAAAATTTATGATCCAGTTTATGCATCAAAGTTTGGTGCCGGTGGGGATCCAGGGGGCTGTCTACTAGTTGGATATTTTGGGATGAGTCATGTAGCATGGTGCCATACATACCAACTAAAACCTTTTCATGAGTATTTTGAGCAGATGTCGGGGCAAAGCAAGGCTAGGATATTCCTTGGAGCTGTTGAGAAGGCTCTTGAAGAGTTTGGTCAGCTTGTAAAATTGAATATGACTTGTATGTGTGTTTTGAAAGGAAATTGTCAGTCAACTGGTGAAGCAGAATCTAACAAAGGAATTCCCATGCCTGAGCACAAATCTGGCAAACTTGGTGAATTTTCAATTGATCATTTTAATTCTGCAGAGTTTCTTGCGCATCTCAAAAATCTTGCACTGGTTGTTTCCATGAGTGGCACGCTTGATTTTGCTGTCAAACGAAATCAATTATCAGCCTTCTACCGCTCCATAGGGCACAGCCAACTGCCTATGCATCTACTCCGGGAAACAAATGATGCTGAAGATGGTGATTGCAAGTCAGTGGCTAAACGAAATGTCAACATTCAGGTTGGATATGGAGATAGTGAGCTAGATGAAGAGTGCTTGAAAAGCACACCGTTAAATAACTCTCAGAAGAATGAAGGAAATGAAGTGTTAGACAAGGTTTTAGATGGAGACAATATTGCTGATGAGGGTTTCATCTCAGGTTCAAAATCGAGGAGGAGAAAGGTGAAGAGGGATTCTGACTTTGAATATGGTGATGTTGGAAATGAGGGAATGACTGCAAAAGGCATTGAATCAAGAGAACGGAAGAAGACCAGGTACTTGTCTAAACCAAACATAAACTTGGGACAGAAAGGATTGCCTGCTGAAGTGGATGATGAGGGAGTGGCTGCAAATGTTGATGCCGACCAGTCTAGTGGGCCgcgttttaattttaaatttactgGTGAGAAATTCTGGAGAAAGTGGTATGAAAGGCTTACAGGTGAAAGTAACATATCTGGTGACTCAAACTTAATAAATGCATCTTCTGCTGAGTTGCTTTCTGAAGTATACTCTACAGCTGTCAATTGCCTATATCCAAACGAAAATAAGACATTTGATTCAGTTGCCTGGTTTGTTTCTAGATTCAGGATTTCAGTATTTCATGATGAATCTATTTGTGAAGTCTATCGTAACAATATGGCTGGTCAGGAAGATGCTAAACCTTACCTGTTGGGATATAGCGGTCAAAATGAGGCAAAATCTGAACCaaagaaaaggaggaggaagTCTAAGTTGAAGAGTCCAGACGGCAAAGATGCTGCCAGCATGCCAAATCTAGTTCAAAGCATTTCAACTGCTACAAAGCAAAGGGGACGACCAAATTTGGGTAGATTGAAGACTAAATCCCTTTCTGGACTGTCAGATGTGAAAATTGGCATCGCCCCTGATAGCTTTATTGTGCAAGAGTCGTCGGATGTACACCCTCTCATGCCGTGTGGTAAGCAAAAGAATAGAAAGATCGATGATGTAGCGAGTCCTGTTTGTCTGCATATTAAACAAACTACTGGAATACCGGATTTAAATGGGAACAATCTTCTACCTAGCCTTCTTGTTGATGATCAACAGGCTATTGGCACTGCTGCTTCTGAAG ATCTGCGTGTTTCTCCTCAAGCTTTATCTCGCCTGGACCCCAAACAGATTACGGGCTTACTCTCAGCTGAAACTAGGCCTGCacagagaaggagaaagagaaaggagaaagCACAACCGAAGCCTCCGGCTGATGGTATTCCAGATTTGAATGGAAGCAGTGCTGAATGCAACTTATTTGGAAAGGCATGTCAAGAGCCTAATGGCCTTACGCCTCCAATTAAACCAGAgcggaagaggaggaggaggagaaaaggAGAAGCTACTGCTATGCAGTGGAAACTGGATGCGAATAATGGTAAAGCTCAGATTAATGATAAGGCTCTGGCAACTGCTCTTATGTTAAACTTTTCCCCAGGAGTATCAATGCCTTCAAAAGATGATTTAATTTCAACATTTTGTCGGTTCGGACCTTTGAAGGAATCGGAGACACAGTTGTTGAAAGATCCTGGCAGTGCCCAGGTTGTATTCATGGAAAATGCTGATGCTGGAGAAGCACTTCGGAGTCTAGAGAAGGACAACCCCTTCTGTGGAAACCTCGTTAGTTACAAGCTCTTCCATCTTCCATCTGTGTCCAGGGTTTTAGAACCAGGTTGGTCTTTTCCAACAGGTCTAGCCTCTCCAAGTTTGCCTGAAAAGGCCCCTTGCCTTGACTTCATAAGGCAGAATCTTCAGATGATGACATCGATGTTGGAGAAGTCGGGTGACAATCTTTCTCCGGAGATGCGAGCAAAACTGGAGTGTGAAATCAAAGCCCTCCTGGAGAAGGTGAGCTCCATGACcggttcttcctcctcttcttaa
- the LOC126626184 gene encoding serine/threonine-protein kinase ATM-like isoform X1, giving the protein MLGKISGLVGNLITMERPKTPETLEAQNPSGKTLEGTSGLLGWSENCTGLESFPGILGGSGEGVGVTGNDVGLGYVEGVTQAVEAEKGVLDGNNGEDLGLLGVDAISGVFSSCKNGVGVEEDCWLNGKVGGENEAQMVSQRLPSDMGADVQMDFVELQLDGNGNLGGNENEAGGVDVENTAQMGSQRSPSDKGNDIQMDFAEPQSDGNGNFEDLGGNENEEGGVDVENDTQMGSQQLPSDKGNDVRMDFLKPPSDWNRNLEDLGGTENEEDGVEKIADDDDGMNEGKALRLNGIDSSSKKIEVSDDGISLFVDFSGPPPGFIEDDLQVASCPGFASTETVDEFGDDGQEKDIDYQDYDFSAGDIVWIKTKTQTWWPGKIYDPVYASKFGAGGDPGGCLLVGYFGMSHVAWCHTYQLKPFHEYFEQMSGQSKARIFLGAVEKALEEFGQLVKLNMTCMCVLKGNCQSTGEAESNKGIPMPEHKSGKLGEFSIDHFNSAEFLAHLKNLALVVSMSGTLDFAVKRNQLSAFYRSIGHSQLPMHLLRETNDAEDGDCKSVAKRNVNIQVGYGDSELDEECLKSTPLNNSQKNEGNEVLDKVLDGDNIADEGFISGSKSRRRKVKRDSDFEYGDVGNEGMTAKGIESRERKKTRYLSKPNINLGQKGLPAEVDDEGVAANVDADQSSGPRFNFKFTGEKFWRKWYERLTGESNISGDSNLINASSAELLSEVYSTAVNCLYPNENKTFDSVAWFVSRFRISVFHDESICEVYRNNMAGQEDAKPYLLGYSGQNEAKSEPKKRRRKSKLKSPDGKDAASMPNLVQSISTATKQRGRPNLGRLKTKSLSGLSDVKIGIAPDSFIVQESSDVHPLMPCGKQKNRKIDDVASPVCLHIKQTTGIPDLNGNNLLPSLLVDDQQAIGTAASEGKVVLENRLGNEMASEHLTSNIPGFVDVNVNNVKPGSLVVDLRVSPQALSRLDPKQITGLLSAETRPAQRRRKRKEKAQPKPPADGIPDLNGSSAECNLFGKACQEPNGLTPPIKPERKRRRRRKGEATAMQWKLDANNGKAQINDKALATALMLNFSPGVSMPSKDDLISTFCRFGPLKESETQLLKDPGSAQVVFMENADAGEALRSLEKDNPFCGNLVSYKLFHLPSVSRVLEPGWSFPTGLASPSLPEKAPCLDFIRQNLQMMTSMLEKSGDNLSPEMRAKLECEIKALLEKVSSMTGSSSSS; this is encoded by the coding sequence ATGTTGGGAAAAATTAGTGGACTTGTTGGGAATTTGATAACAATGGAGAGGCCAAAGACCCCAGAAACCCTAGAAGCTCAAAACCCTAGTGGTAAAACCCTAGAAGGGACATCTGGGTTGTTAGGGTGGAGTGAGAACTGTACTGGGTTGGAGTCTTTTCCCGGAATTTTGGGAGGTAGTGGAGAAGGAGTTGGTGTTACTGGTAATGACGTTGGACTTGGCTATGTGGAAGGGGTGACTCAAGCAGTGGAAGCCGAGAAGGGAGTTCTGGATGGTAATAACGGAGAGGATTTGGGATTGTTGGGTGTGGATGCAATTTCTGGTGTGTTTAGTAGTTGCAAGAATGGTGTCGGGGTTGAGGAGGATTGTTGGCTTAATGGTAAGGTTGGTGGGGAAAATGAGGCTCAGATGGTCTCTCAAAGGTTGCCATCAGATATGGGAGCTGACGTTCAGATGGATTTTGTGGAGCTACAGTTGGATGGGAACGGAAATTTGGGTGGTAATGAGAATGAAGCGGGTGGAGTTGATGTGGAAAACACTGCTCAAATGGGTTCCCAAAGGTCGCCATCAGATAAGGGAAATGACATTCAGATGGATTTTGCGGAGCCACAGTCAGATGGGAATGGGAACTTTGAGGACTTGGGTGGTAATGAGAATGAAGAGGGTGGAGTTGATGTGGAAAACGATACTCAAATGGGTTCCCAACAGTTGCCATCAGATAAGGGAAATGACGTTCGAATGGATTTTTTGAAGCCACCGTCAGATTGGAACAGGAACTTAGAGGACTTGGGTGGGACTGAGAATGAAGAGGATGGAGTTGAGAAGATagctgatgatgatgatggtatGAATGAAGGCAAAGCATTGAGATTGAATGGGATTGACTCATCAAGCAAGAAGATAGAAGTTTCCGATGATGGTATATCGCTGTTTGTGGATTTTAGTGGCCCTCCACCAGGATTTATTGAAGATGATCTTCAGGTGGCAAGTTGTCCTGGATTTGCAAGTACAGAAACTGTAGACGAATTTGGAGATGATGGACAGGAGAAGGACATTGATTATCAAGACTATGATTTTTCTGCGGGCGATATTGTATGGATTAAAACCAAAACCCAGACATGGTGGCCTGGTAAAATTTATGATCCAGTTTATGCATCAAAGTTTGGTGCCGGTGGGGATCCAGGGGGCTGTCTACTAGTTGGATATTTTGGGATGAGTCATGTAGCATGGTGCCATACATACCAACTAAAACCTTTTCATGAGTATTTTGAGCAGATGTCGGGGCAAAGCAAGGCTAGGATATTCCTTGGAGCTGTTGAGAAGGCTCTTGAAGAGTTTGGTCAGCTTGTAAAATTGAATATGACTTGTATGTGTGTTTTGAAAGGAAATTGTCAGTCAACTGGTGAAGCAGAATCTAACAAAGGAATTCCCATGCCTGAGCACAAATCTGGCAAACTTGGTGAATTTTCAATTGATCATTTTAATTCTGCAGAGTTTCTTGCGCATCTCAAAAATCTTGCACTGGTTGTTTCCATGAGTGGCACGCTTGATTTTGCTGTCAAACGAAATCAATTATCAGCCTTCTACCGCTCCATAGGGCACAGCCAACTGCCTATGCATCTACTCCGGGAAACAAATGATGCTGAAGATGGTGATTGCAAGTCAGTGGCTAAACGAAATGTCAACATTCAGGTTGGATATGGAGATAGTGAGCTAGATGAAGAGTGCTTGAAAAGCACACCGTTAAATAACTCTCAGAAGAATGAAGGAAATGAAGTGTTAGACAAGGTTTTAGATGGAGACAATATTGCTGATGAGGGTTTCATCTCAGGTTCAAAATCGAGGAGGAGAAAGGTGAAGAGGGATTCTGACTTTGAATATGGTGATGTTGGAAATGAGGGAATGACTGCAAAAGGCATTGAATCAAGAGAACGGAAGAAGACCAGGTACTTGTCTAAACCAAACATAAACTTGGGACAGAAAGGATTGCCTGCTGAAGTGGATGATGAGGGAGTGGCTGCAAATGTTGATGCCGACCAGTCTAGTGGGCCgcgttttaattttaaatttactgGTGAGAAATTCTGGAGAAAGTGGTATGAAAGGCTTACAGGTGAAAGTAACATATCTGGTGACTCAAACTTAATAAATGCATCTTCTGCTGAGTTGCTTTCTGAAGTATACTCTACAGCTGTCAATTGCCTATATCCAAACGAAAATAAGACATTTGATTCAGTTGCCTGGTTTGTTTCTAGATTCAGGATTTCAGTATTTCATGATGAATCTATTTGTGAAGTCTATCGTAACAATATGGCTGGTCAGGAAGATGCTAAACCTTACCTGTTGGGATATAGCGGTCAAAATGAGGCAAAATCTGAACCaaagaaaaggaggaggaagTCTAAGTTGAAGAGTCCAGACGGCAAAGATGCTGCCAGCATGCCAAATCTAGTTCAAAGCATTTCAACTGCTACAAAGCAAAGGGGACGACCAAATTTGGGTAGATTGAAGACTAAATCCCTTTCTGGACTGTCAGATGTGAAAATTGGCATCGCCCCTGATAGCTTTATTGTGCAAGAGTCGTCGGATGTACACCCTCTCATGCCGTGTGGTAAGCAAAAGAATAGAAAGATCGATGATGTAGCGAGTCCTGTTTGTCTGCATATTAAACAAACTACTGGAATACCGGATTTAAATGGGAACAATCTTCTACCTAGCCTTCTTGTTGATGATCAACAGGCTATTGGCACTGCTGCTTCTGAAGGTAAAGTTGTGTTAGAAAATAGGTTAGGGAATGAAATGGCTTCAGAGCATTTGACGTCTAATATCCCTGGCTTTGTAGATGTGAATGTTAACAATGTGAAACCTGGTTCGTTGGTTGTAGATCTGCGTGTTTCTCCTCAAGCTTTATCTCGCCTGGACCCCAAACAGATTACGGGCTTACTCTCAGCTGAAACTAGGCCTGCacagagaaggagaaagagaaaggagaaagCACAACCGAAGCCTCCGGCTGATGGTATTCCAGATTTGAATGGAAGCAGTGCTGAATGCAACTTATTTGGAAAGGCATGTCAAGAGCCTAATGGCCTTACGCCTCCAATTAAACCAGAgcggaagaggaggaggaggagaaaaggAGAAGCTACTGCTATGCAGTGGAAACTGGATGCGAATAATGGTAAAGCTCAGATTAATGATAAGGCTCTGGCAACTGCTCTTATGTTAAACTTTTCCCCAGGAGTATCAATGCCTTCAAAAGATGATTTAATTTCAACATTTTGTCGGTTCGGACCTTTGAAGGAATCGGAGACACAGTTGTTGAAAGATCCTGGCAGTGCCCAGGTTGTATTCATGGAAAATGCTGATGCTGGAGAAGCACTTCGGAGTCTAGAGAAGGACAACCCCTTCTGTGGAAACCTCGTTAGTTACAAGCTCTTCCATCTTCCATCTGTGTCCAGGGTTTTAGAACCAGGTTGGTCTTTTCCAACAGGTCTAGCCTCTCCAAGTTTGCCTGAAAAGGCCCCTTGCCTTGACTTCATAAGGCAGAATCTTCAGATGATGACATCGATGTTGGAGAAGTCGGGTGACAATCTTTCTCCGGAGATGCGAGCAAAACTGGAGTGTGAAATCAAAGCCCTCCTGGAGAAGGTGAGCTCCATGACcggttcttcctcctcttcttaa
- the LOC126626191 gene encoding uncharacterized protein LOC126626191: protein MRLIALARSFRARPTLPETTGPLQFRCFQPDFVPRDPSAKPKKYKYPAFYDPYGPRPPPSDKIVQLAERIAALAPEERHQLGPTLAERLRHPKLQPISTEGMDLGSQGGAAAGSKAEEKKVEKTAFDVKLEKFDAAAKIKVIKEVRTFTSLGLKEAKDLVEKVPCVLKQGVTKEEANDIIEKIKAAGGVAVME from the coding sequence ATGAGGCTCATTGCGCTTGCTAGATCTTTTCGTGCGCGTCCTACACTCCCTGAAACAACTGGTCCTTTGCAGTTTCGTTGCTTTCAACCTGATTTTGTGCCCCGGGATCCCAGTGCCAAGCCAAAGAAGTACAAATATCCTGCATTCTATGATCCGTATGGCCCGAGACCTCCACCTTCAGATAAAATCGTTCAGCTTGCTGAGCGAATTGCAGCACTGGCCCCTGAAGAACGCCACCAACTTGGTCCTACTCTTGCTGAAAGGCTAAGGCATCCGAAGCTGCAGCCCATATCAACAGAAGGCATGGACTTGGGTTCACAGGGAGGGGCAGCTGCTGGGTCAAAGGCTGAGGAAAAGAAGGTGGAGAAGACGGCTTTTGATGTGAAATTGGAGAAGTTCGATGCTGCTGCAAAAATCAAGGTGATCAAGGAAGTCAGGACTTTTACCAGTCTGGGATTGAAGGAGGCTAAGGATCTCGTCGAGAAGGTACCTTGTGTGCTTAAACAAGGGGTTACCAAAGAGGAAGCAAATGACATAATTGAGAAAATAAAGGCTGCTGGAGGAGTTGCTGTTATGGAGTAG
- the LOC126626189 gene encoding dof zinc finger protein DOF5.6-like: MGHNSLQVCMDSSDWLQGTIHEDSPMDSSSPLSGDMLTCSRPLIERRLRPPQDQALKCPRCESTHTKFCYYNNYSLSQPRYFCKTCRRYWTKGGTLRNIPVGGGCRKNKKVSSKKPNDQNPSSLMNQHYHAGSSSSSISHTPTDLHLSFPDQMQYSHLNNLMLGSTMNPCSFMDNSNPRPIDFMESKLEAIVGNARNYDFMGNGSDLGMMGGFGNNMGGVSHGLDHQSSFHHHGMCSSPFGMSSLDGQNGNFMDSCQRLMLPYDQANHEDHHQINAMDVKPNTKLLSLEWQDQGCSDHGKESFGYLNGLGSWTNVMNNYGPSTTNPLV, translated from the exons ATGGGTCACAACTCTCTGCAAGTTTGCATGGATTCATCTGACTGGCTACAA GGAACGATTCACGAGGACTCTCCGATGGACTCATCCTCACCGTTATCCGGCGACATGTTAACGTGCTCGAGGCCGTTGATCGAGCGGAGGCTGAGGCCCCCGCAGGACCAAGCCCTCAAGTGCCCTAGGTGCGAGTCCACCCACACCAAGTTTTGCTACTACAACAACTACAGCCTCTCCCAACCTAGGTACTTTTGCAAGACCTGCAGAAGGTACTGGACCAAAGGTGGAACCCTCAGAAACATCCCCGTGGGCGGCGGGTGTAGAAAGAACAAGAAAGTTTCTTCCAAGAAACCCAATGATCAGAACCCTTCATCGCTGATGAACCAACACTACCACGCCGGATCCTCCTCCTCGTCGATATCTCACACCCCAACTGATCTCCACCTTTCATTTCCTGATCAGATGCAGTATTCACACCTCAATAACTTGATGCTTGGGAGTACTATGAACCCTTGTAGCTTCATGGACAACAGTAACCCTAGGCCTATTGATTTCATGGAGAGCAAGTTGGAGGCTATCGTGGGGAATGCCAGGAACTATGATTTCATGGGGAATGGTTCTGATTTGGGTATGATGGGTGGGTTTGGAAATAATATGGGTGGAGTTAGTCATGGATTGGATCATCAGTCAAGCTTTCATCACCATGGCATGTGCTCATCTCCATTTGGGATGTCATCACTTGATGGGCAGAATGGTAATTTCATGGACAGTTGCCAGAGGCTAATGTTGCCATATGATCAAGCAAATCATGAGGATCATCATCAGATTAATGCAATGGATGTGAAGCCAAACACAAAGCTCTTGTCACTTGAGTGGCAAGACCAAGGCTGCTCTGACCATGGAAAGGAGTCGTTTGGGTACCTCAATGGTCTAGGATCATGGACCAATGTGATGAACAATTATGGTCCCTCCACAACCAACCCTTTAGTCTAA